The Phocoena sinus isolate mPhoSin1 chromosome 12, mPhoSin1.pri, whole genome shotgun sequence genome includes a window with the following:
- the BACH2 gene encoding transcription regulator protein BACH2: MSVDEKPDSPMYVYESTVHCTNILLGLNDQRKKDILCDVTLIVERKEFRAHRAVLAACSEYFWQALVGQTRNDLVVSLPEEVTARGFGPLLQFAYTAKLLLSRENIREVIRCAEFLRMHNLEDSCFSFLQTQLLNSEDGLFVCRKDGACQRPHEDRENSAGEEEEEETMDSETAKMACPRDQMLADPISFEATAIPVAEKEEVLLPESDVPADTKESAAKDALTQYPRYKKYQLACTKNVYNASSHSTSGFASTFGEENSGNSLKPGLAMGQIKSEPPSEENEEESITLCLSGDEPDVRDRAGDVEMDRKQPRPAPAPAPAPPAGAACLERSRGASSPSCLRSLFSLTKSVELSGLPGTSQQHFARSSACPFDKGITQGDLKSDYAPFPGNYGQPHMGQKDTSSFTVGSPLKGPGLEALCKQEGELDRRSVIFSSSACDQVSTAAHSYSGVSSLDKDLSEPVPKGLWVGTGQSLPSSQAYPHGGLMAEHLPGRMRPNTSCPVPIKVCPRSPPLEARTRTSSSCSSYSYAEDGSGGSPCSLPLCEFSSSPCSQGARFLATEHQEPGLMGDGMYNQVRPQIKCEQSYGTNSSDESGSFSEADSESCPVQDRGQEVKLPFPVDQITDLPRNDFQMMIKMHKLTSEQLEFIHDVRRRSKNRIAAQRCRKRKLDCIQNLECEIRKLVCEKEKLLSERNQLKACMGELLDNFSCLSQEVCRDIQSPEQIQALHRYCPVLRPMGLPTASGMNPVPLGVEQNLAAPQCAVEESVPCCLEQGTAAPGPPWAPSSASENCTSARRLEGTDPGTFSDRGPPLEPRSQTVTVDFCQEMTDKCTTDEQPRKDYT; the protein is encoded by the exons GTCACGGCCAGGGGGTTTGGGCCGCTGTTGCAGTTCGCCTACACCGCCAAGCTGTTACTCAGCAGAGAAAACATCCGCGAGGTCATCCGCTGTGCCGAGTTCCTGCGCATGCACAACCTGGAGGACTCCTGCTTCAGCTTCCTGCAGACCCAGCTCCTGAACAGCGAGGATGGCCTGTTTGTGTGCCGAAAGGACGGTGCGTGCCAGCGCCCGCACGAGGACCGCGAGAACAGCGccggagaggaagaggaggaggagacgaTGGATTCGGAGACGGCCAAGATGGCTTGCCCCAGGGACCAGATGCTTGCAGACCCCATCAGCTTTGAGGCCACTGCCATCCCAGTagcagagaaggaagaagttTTGCTGCCGGAGTCCGACGTGCCCGCGGACACCAAGGAGAGCGCGGCAAAGGACGCATTAACGCAGTACCCCAGATACAAGAAATACCAGCTTGCATGTACCAAGAATGTCTATAACGCATCATCACACAGTACCTCAGGTTTTGCAAGCACATTCGGTGAAGAGAACTCTGGCAACAGCCTCAAGCCGGGGCTTGCCATGGGGCAGATTAAAAGCGAGCCGCCCAGCGAAGAGAACGAAGAAGAGAGCATCACGCTCTGCCTGTCTGGAGATGAGCCTGACGTCAGAGACAGAGCCGGGGACGTGGAAATGGACCGGAaacagccccgccccgcccccgcgcccgcccccgccccccctgcCGGGGCCGCCTGCCTGGAGAGGTCCAGGGGCGCGTCCTCCCCCTCCTGCTTAAGGTCTCTGTTCAGCCTAACAAAAAGTGTGGAGTTGTCCGGCCTGCCCGGTACCTCTCAGCAGCACTTTGCCAGGAGTTCCGCGTGCCCTTTTGACAAGGGGATCACTCAGGGTGACCTTAAAAGTGACTACGCCCCTTTCCCGGGGAATTACGGACAGCCCCACATGGGCCAGAAGGACACGTCCAGCTTCACAGTGGGGTCTCCCCTCAAGGGGCCTGGGTTGGAGGCGCTCTGTAAACAGGAAGGAGAGCTGGACCGGAGAAGTGTGATCTTCTCCTCCAGCGCTTGTGACCAAGTGAGCACCGCGGCGCACTCGTACTCTGGGGTAAGCAGTTTGGACAAAGACCTCTCCGAGCCGGTGCCAAAGGGCCTGTGGGTGGGGACTGGCCAGTCCCTCCCCAGCTCACAGGCCTACCCTCATGGTGGGCTGATGGCTGAACACTTGCCAGGAAGGATGCGGCCCAACACCAGCTGCCCGGTGCCAATCAAAGTCTGCCCTCGCTCGCCTCCGTTGGAGGCCAGGACTCGGACTTCGAGTTCGTGTTCCTCCTACTCGTACGCCGAGGACGGGAGCGGGGGCTCGCCCTGCAGCCTGCCTCTCTGCGAGTTCTCCTCCTCACCCTGTTCccagggagccagattcctggCCACAGAACATCAGGAACCAGGCCTGATGGGAGATGGAATGTACAACCAAGTCCGACCCCAGATTAAATGTGAGCAGTCTTACGGCACCAACTCCAGCGACGAATCCGGATCGTTCTCGGAAGCAGACAGTGAGTCGTGTCCTGTGCAGGACAGGGGCCAGGAG GTCAAACTTCCCTTTCCTGTAGATCAAATCACAGATCTCCCAAGGAATGATTTCCAGATGATGATTAAGATGCACAAGCTAACCTCAGAGCAGTTAGAGTTCATTCACGACGTCCGCCGGCGCAGCAAGAACCGCATCGCGGCCCAGCGCTGCCGCAAGAGGAAGCTGGACTGTATTCAGAACTTAGAATGTGAAATCCGCAAACTG GTGTGTGAGAAAGAGAAGCTGTTGTCAGAGAGGAATCAGCTGAAAGCATGCATGGGGGAACTGCTGGACAACTTCTCCTGCCTTTCCCAGGAAGTCTGCAGAGATATCCAGAGCCCTGAGCAGATCCAGGCCCTGCATCGGTACTGCCCTGTCCTCAGACCCATGGGTCTCCCCACAGCCTCCGGTATGAACCCCGTGCCCTTGGGCGTGGAGCAGAACCTTGCCGCCCCCCAGTGTGCGGTGGAGGAAAGCGTGCCCTGCTGCTTGGAGCAGGGCACAGCGGCCCCCGGGCCCCCATGGGCGCCCAGCAGCGCCTCAGAGAACTGTACTTCTGCTCGGAGGCTGGAAGGCACTGACCCAGGAACCTTCTCAGACAGAGGACCTCCTCTGGAACCCAGGAGCCAAACGGTGACCGTGGACTTCTGCCAGGAAATGACAGATAAGTGTACAACCGATGAACAGCCCAGGAAAGATTACACCTAG